Proteins from a single region of Pseudarthrobacter sp. NIBRBAC000502772:
- a CDS encoding HNH endonuclease signature motif containing protein, with protein METVAVIDAGGRAAVTAAVVSVAGLVGQLAGVISCPSSLPIQADVDPLREFSEACLEGLGVLARVESATAAAKIRLLAAYAEAAAALEAPPASAYEASAQEMSLVAEVACVLTIGERAASALLGEAHALTTSLPAALDALQAGTIAWQHARIMVDETDGLPPAAVSALESHFFDPGAPDGARCATPGELVPSRFRRKVRAWRERHHPESLEKRHAKSVADRRMEYTPDRDGMGWISLYLPGDTACAIWNRASALGRGLQGADESRTLTQIRADIAAGLLLGSASQQPGEVPSPKADVLVTVPVFSLLGLTEEPAEVDGFGPVPASIARRLVADGASSFYRVLVDPRDGASLEIGRTSYRLPESLKRWLRMRDGACTFPGCSNQSLDNENDHLRAWQDGGTTGISNLGQVCPKHHRLKHTSAWTPAQATQNEPPGWISPTGRHYPPEQQDREPTHWPPGSTPHASSPLEHATMMYLAA; from the coding sequence ATGGAAACCGTTGCGGTTATCGATGCGGGAGGCAGGGCCGCAGTGACGGCTGCCGTCGTGTCGGTGGCCGGGTTGGTCGGTCAGCTTGCCGGCGTTATTTCCTGCCCTTCGTCTCTACCAATCCAAGCTGATGTTGATCCGTTGCGGGAGTTCTCGGAGGCATGCCTGGAAGGGCTGGGCGTACTGGCGCGGGTCGAGTCGGCGACGGCGGCGGCGAAGATCCGGCTGCTGGCCGCCTACGCGGAGGCCGCAGCGGCGCTGGAGGCCCCGCCCGCAAGTGCATATGAGGCGTCGGCGCAGGAGATGTCCTTGGTGGCAGAAGTGGCGTGCGTACTCACCATCGGCGAACGCGCCGCATCGGCCCTTCTTGGCGAGGCCCATGCGCTGACTACGTCCCTGCCGGCCGCATTGGACGCGCTTCAGGCCGGGACCATCGCCTGGCAGCACGCCCGGATTATGGTCGACGAAACCGATGGCCTACCCCCGGCGGCCGTTTCGGCCCTGGAATCACACTTCTTCGACCCGGGGGCGCCGGACGGCGCCCGCTGTGCCACGCCCGGCGAATTGGTGCCCTCCCGGTTCCGGCGGAAAGTCCGGGCCTGGCGCGAACGCCACCACCCGGAATCCCTGGAGAAGCGCCATGCAAAGAGCGTGGCGGACCGTCGAATGGAATATACCCCGGACCGGGACGGCATGGGCTGGATCTCGCTCTACCTTCCCGGTGACACGGCCTGCGCCATATGGAACAGGGCCTCTGCCCTGGGCCGGGGGCTGCAGGGCGCTGACGAGTCGCGCACACTCACCCAGATCCGGGCTGACATCGCTGCGGGGCTGCTGCTGGGCAGCGCCAGCCAGCAGCCAGGTGAGGTGCCCTCCCCCAAGGCTGACGTCCTGGTGACCGTCCCCGTGTTTTCCCTCCTCGGGCTCACTGAGGAACCCGCGGAGGTGGATGGGTTCGGGCCGGTCCCGGCGTCGATCGCGCGTAGGCTCGTTGCCGATGGTGCCAGCTCGTTCTACCGGGTCCTGGTTGACCCGCGGGATGGAGCGTCACTGGAGATCGGCCGCACCAGTTACCGGCTCCCCGAATCGCTGAAGCGGTGGCTCAGGATGCGGGACGGTGCCTGCACTTTCCCGGGCTGCAGCAACCAATCTCTGGATAACGAGAACGACCACCTGAGGGCATGGCAGGACGGCGGGACCACCGGGATCAGCAACCTCGGACAGGTCTGCCCGAAACACCACCGCCTCAAACACACATCCGCCTGGACGCCTGCGCAGGCAACACAGAATGAACCACCTGGCTGGATTTCACCCACCGGCCGGCACTACCCACCCGAGCAACAGGACCGTGAACCTACGCACTGGCCACCTGGCTCCACACCCCACGCTTCCAGCCCACTCGAACATGCCACCATGATGTATCTCGCCGCCTGA
- a CDS encoding LPXTG cell wall anchor domain-containing protein, which produces MGIIVTLLIIWLVLSILGFVVKGLLWLAFIGLVLFVATGVWGWFKRKANA; this is translated from the coding sequence ATGGGAATTATCGTCACACTGCTTATTATCTGGCTTGTCCTTTCGATCCTCGGCTTCGTGGTGAAGGGCCTGCTGTGGCTGGCATTCATCGGCCTGGTCCTGTTCGTGGCCACGGGCGTGTGGGGCTGGTTCAAGCGGAAAGCCAACGCCTGA
- a CDS encoding ATP-binding cassette domain-containing protein — MTFRPAPLRAAAALAVVFIAARVIYRILFNGAGLGEPLLLDLPAVRLPAPYAHVVFLGPVTGPGLWAAVVSAVPIAGMFLAFGLLNAWVDVARGFVHLARRGPMQGLARTLVVAWAALPALADAVTSVRLAFRLRGERFGPRALVPVLERTLEHASRVAAALELRGFGSRAAHQPGNDCGPLLVRDAQFRIGDAEIRVAGFTPSSGSITVMTGPTGSGKSTVLRGIAGLLSHVDGGEISGTVRVAGTDRAATAPRDTARFIGVVLQNPRAAFASTRVRDEISLALELRGMASGTTKARVLEVAERIGVSALLDRNISTLSAGEATLVAIAAAVVEHPALLLVDEPLADLDTAARGHVIAVLNDLAHHDGVCVIVAEHRAAQFVPVADAWWTIDGGALVPGAAPSPSAPREVRPTAEPAEHVPVLTATNLAVHRKGKPLVREASLTLHRGEVVALVGPNGAGKSSLLVALALGEGTVDGGTVDGGRVALVPDASDDLFTRDTVAGELRAAEKRQARAGRHADRRRPAISHISAASHLARLRRDVRVPIGHEHPRDLSAGERRILAITLQTMDNPQVLLIDEPTRGLDPAARTAVAAALRAAADSGAAVLIATHDHDFAHGLGARILPMSDGVAPSSAPEAAPEPPLPLPRQENAGPRPRVTEQPDSHAPTRHHRIRMPRAAELAVLAAANVLALAAFCWPLLAAAFPEDAAAALPYAALAIAPLAVIAIVVSLDGSVSSAHTVALLGVLAAVGSAVRVASTGVGGVEAVFILLILAGRAFGARFGMLLGAATIALSSALWGGIGPWTPFQIFACAWVGAGAGLLPRRVRGKAELWMLGGYGALASYLFGLLTNLWFWPFAVGAGTGISYLPGAPLGTNLSSFLLYSLVTSTAGWDTLRAITTIIGIAVVGRAILAALRRVKPVSSMGGQAAQAHSTQARDRLQLTP; from the coding sequence ATGACCTTTCGACCCGCGCCGTTACGCGCAGCGGCGGCCCTCGCCGTTGTGTTCATCGCGGCGCGGGTCATCTACCGCATCCTTTTCAACGGGGCGGGCCTTGGCGAACCGCTGCTGCTCGACCTGCCGGCGGTCCGGCTGCCTGCCCCGTACGCGCATGTGGTCTTCCTTGGTCCCGTCACCGGACCAGGTTTGTGGGCCGCGGTCGTGTCAGCCGTGCCGATTGCGGGGATGTTCCTCGCCTTCGGACTGCTCAACGCCTGGGTGGACGTGGCCCGCGGCTTTGTGCACCTGGCCCGCCGCGGCCCCATGCAGGGCCTCGCCCGGACCCTTGTAGTAGCTTGGGCGGCGCTCCCGGCACTGGCCGACGCCGTGACCTCGGTCCGCCTCGCGTTCCGGTTGCGGGGCGAACGCTTCGGGCCCCGCGCCCTCGTGCCCGTGCTCGAGCGCACCCTTGAGCACGCGAGCCGGGTGGCCGCGGCCCTGGAGCTGCGCGGCTTCGGGAGCCGGGCCGCACACCAACCAGGGAACGACTGCGGCCCGCTTCTGGTCCGGGACGCACAGTTCCGCATCGGTGACGCGGAGATACGCGTCGCCGGATTCACGCCGTCGAGCGGGTCCATCACGGTCATGACCGGGCCCACCGGCTCAGGCAAGTCCACCGTCCTGCGGGGCATCGCCGGCCTCCTCTCCCACGTTGACGGCGGAGAAATTTCCGGCACCGTGCGCGTCGCCGGGACGGACCGCGCCGCCACGGCGCCGCGCGATACCGCCCGGTTCATCGGCGTCGTCCTGCAGAATCCCCGCGCCGCCTTCGCCAGCACCCGGGTCCGGGACGAAATTTCCCTCGCCCTTGAGCTGCGCGGCATGGCTTCCGGGACCACCAAGGCAAGGGTGCTGGAGGTCGCGGAGCGCATCGGGGTGTCGGCGCTGCTGGACCGGAACATCAGCACTCTCTCGGCGGGTGAGGCAACACTCGTGGCCATCGCGGCCGCGGTGGTGGAGCACCCGGCCCTGCTCTTGGTCGACGAGCCCCTGGCCGATCTCGACACCGCTGCCCGCGGGCACGTCATCGCCGTCCTCAACGATCTCGCCCACCATGACGGTGTCTGTGTCATCGTGGCGGAGCACCGGGCTGCGCAGTTCGTCCCGGTTGCCGATGCGTGGTGGACCATCGACGGCGGCGCCCTGGTACCGGGTGCGGCACCCTCCCCTTCTGCGCCGCGCGAGGTCCGTCCAACGGCGGAGCCAGCTGAGCACGTGCCCGTCCTGACTGCGACAAACCTCGCCGTGCACCGAAAAGGCAAGCCGCTCGTGCGCGAGGCGTCCCTGACCCTGCACCGGGGTGAAGTGGTGGCCCTGGTGGGGCCGAACGGTGCCGGGAAGTCGTCCCTCCTGGTGGCGCTCGCCCTGGGTGAAGGAACGGTCGACGGCGGCACGGTCGACGGCGGCCGCGTCGCCCTCGTTCCGGACGCCTCGGACGACCTCTTCACCAGGGATACGGTCGCGGGCGAGCTCCGCGCGGCCGAGAAGCGGCAGGCGCGCGCCGGGCGCCACGCAGACCGGCGCCGCCCAGCCATTTCCCACATATCTGCAGCATCACACCTGGCCCGTCTGCGGAGAGACGTCCGGGTTCCGATCGGGCACGAGCACCCCCGCGACCTCTCAGCCGGTGAACGCCGGATCCTGGCCATCACGCTGCAGACCATGGACAACCCCCAGGTACTCCTGATCGACGAACCCACCCGCGGACTGGATCCTGCGGCGCGTACAGCAGTCGCGGCGGCGCTGCGGGCGGCAGCGGACTCCGGCGCGGCTGTCCTCATCGCCACGCACGACCACGACTTTGCCCACGGCCTCGGTGCCCGGATCCTCCCGATGAGTGACGGCGTCGCGCCTTCCTCCGCACCAGAAGCCGCCCCGGAACCGCCCCTTCCGCTTCCCCGGCAGGAAAATGCCGGACCCCGGCCACGCGTCACCGAACAACCGGACTCGCACGCCCCGACAAGGCATCACCGCATCCGGATGCCACGCGCCGCAGAACTCGCAGTTCTCGCAGCGGCAAACGTCCTTGCCCTCGCAGCGTTCTGCTGGCCGCTGCTCGCCGCCGCTTTTCCGGAAGATGCCGCCGCGGCGCTCCCCTACGCAGCGCTGGCCATCGCGCCGCTCGCCGTCATCGCCATCGTGGTCTCCCTGGACGGCTCGGTCAGCTCCGCACATACCGTGGCGCTGCTCGGCGTCCTGGCCGCGGTCGGTTCCGCGGTGCGGGTGGCGAGCACCGGCGTCGGGGGCGTGGAGGCTGTCTTTATCCTGCTGATCCTCGCCGGCAGGGCGTTCGGCGCGCGTTTCGGCATGCTGCTCGGCGCCGCCACGATTGCGCTCTCAAGCGCGCTGTGGGGCGGGATCGGGCCGTGGACACCGTTCCAGATCTTCGCCTGCGCGTGGGTGGGCGCCGGGGCCGGCCTGCTCCCACGACGGGTGCGAGGCAAAGCCGAACTGTGGATGCTGGGCGGCTACGGCGCCCTGGCGTCCTACCTGTTCGGCCTGCTGACCAACCTGTGGTTCTGGCCCTTCGCCGTGGGCGCCGGCACCGGCATCTCCTACCTGCCCGGCGCGCCGCTGGGCACCAACCTCAGCAGCTTCCTGCTCTACTCGCTGGTGACGTCGACGGCGGGCTGGGACACCCTGCGCGCCATCACCACCATCATCGGAATTGCTGTGGTGGGAAGGGCCATTCTCGCCGCCCTCCGGCGGGTGAAGCCGGTCTCTAGCATGGGCGGGCAAGCCGCGCAGGCTCACTCCACCCAGGCCAGGGACCGGCTTCAACTCACACCTTGA